tcggcatcatcatcatcatcatcaattatTGGATAAATGAGAACCGTGAGGCAGAGCAGCTCATTGGTCCCAGGCCTTACAGTTAGTAAGTACAGGAGATAGAATTCACACTCAGATTCATCTCATTCCACCCTGCCTTATCCTACTGGCCCTCATCAGACAGTGTCTGTCATGTTATCATGCAGGGACAGAGGCATTTTAGCTTCCTTTTCATCCCTGTCTCCAGCAGAGACCTCTGGCTCTGCTCTTATCCCTAGAGGGGCAGCATCTCCTGTTCCTACTTGCCTCCTGTAGATGCCAGCCTAGGATTGAATGGAAGGGTGTTGCATGAGTCTGCCTCCTGTCTCCTATGTCCTCACCGGCTGGATCCAAGGCCCCAGGTTGGGGGAACACTCATGGAAGCAGATGGCCTGGATGAAGTGCTTGCGACAGGCCGGGGTCAGCAGTCCACAGTGCATCATGCTGAAGTTAAAGAGCAAGGGCTCCTCAAGGTGGGCTTCCCAACTTGTGGAACGTGTGCAGCAGGCATTGTCCTCCCAAGGCCTGCACTGAGGTGGGGGCAGAAGGGCGTCAGGAGAGGGGATATGAGCACCTCTCTAGAGGAGGAACTCTAGTATCTGAAGAATGAGGCGCACCTGACCATTGacctccctcccctctgccttcTTGCCACAAAGTATAGCTTCCAGGTGTCTgctccagggggtgggggtggggcaataaatccaggaaagcaaatAGAAAGATTCAGGAACCTGGGTGGTTATCACGGGTGGGAGGAGCTTCTCGTTGGAATGTTCCTCCTCCCACAGCCTTTAGGAAACTGACAAGGAGACAAATTAAGGTCTGTCTCGCCAGCGCATGTTGGCAGGGAGGCTTGCTCTGACCCACGGTTAGCTAGCATAGCCTCTGGGATCACCACATGACCTGTTTCCCAAGCGGCCAGAACAGCTTAGTGGCAAAGCCCTAGATGGACCCCAAATTAAGGATCTAAATGATTAGGGGTGGTGGGGTACAGAGACCACCTGGTCTGTATTTCTTCTCAAATAATCCTAAGAAGCTGCCCTAGCCCCTGGGCCAGCGCTGCTCTGTACCTCCTGGTAGAGTTCGTCTTCTGGGCCAGGTTCTTGCTTGTGGCGCTTGGAATTCATGCAGACGCTGAGCAGTTTGTCCCCTGCCAAGGTGGGTAGGACTGCCCACAACCCCAAGAGGATCTGCCACCACTGTGCCATGACCTGCCACAGAGAGAAGCCCATGGTAAAGAGAACCTAGTCTTCTGAAAGACCAGGAAGGTAACACCCACCCCACTCCTGCCAACCACCAGGCactgaagagggaggaggggctccAAGGCTTCCTTAGGTTGCTGAAATATTCTGGCTGCTCCTAGAACCTTCTGTGTAGAGCAGCATCACAGAATGTAGAGTAAGACTTGGATCTGGCACTCATTACAAACCATTGCAGGAATGTAGAAAGCAAACTGACCAAcaggggaaaagagaagaaaaagaaaaacaaacaaacaaacaaacagcagctcTGAAGAGGAGGCCAGGCAAGGAATGGATCTAAGCTGCTCACTTAGATACAGTTTGCTAGTTTGGTAATAATATGGATTCGAAGTTTagagctttaatcccagcccacAGCCAGCCTCTTGGCCAAGTAACCAATTCCCAGTAAACAGATTCTCCTTATGGCA
This portion of the Mus musculus strain C57BL/6J chromosome 9, GRCm38.p6 C57BL/6J genome encodes:
- the Izumo1r gene encoding sperm-egg fusion protein Juno isoform 2 precursor (isoform 2 precursor is encoded by transcript variant 2), which translates into the protein MAQWWQILLGLWAVLPTLAGDKLLSVCMNSKRHKQEPGPEDELYQECRPWEDNACCTRSTSWEAHLEEPLLFNFSMMHCGLLTPACRKHFIQAICFHECSPNLGPWIQPVVPNGQEEQRVWGVPLCQEDCEDWWRACHSSLTCKSNWLHGWDWSEVKGLLSMRLPFIELPLP
- the Izumo1r gene encoding sperm-egg fusion protein Juno isoform X7 encodes the protein MGFSLWQVMAQWWQILLGLWAVLPTLAGDKLLSVCMNSKRHKQEPGPEDELYQECRPWEDNACCTRSTSWEAHLEEPLLFNFSMMHCGLLTPACRKHFIQAICFHECSPNLGPWIQPVVPNGQEEQRVWGVPLCQEDCEDWWRACHSSLTCKSNWLHGWDWSEG
- the Izumo1r gene encoding sperm-egg fusion protein Juno isoform X5, with amino-acid sequence MGFSLWQVMAQWWQILLGLWAVLPTLAGDKLLSVCMNSKRHKQEPGPEDELYQECRPWEDNACCTRSTSWEAHLEEPLLFNFSMMHCGLLTPACRKHFIQAICFHECSPNLGPWIQPVVPNGQEEQRVWGVPLCQEDCEDWWRACHSSLTCKSNWLHGWDWSEVKGLLSMRLPFIELPLP